A window of the Dyadobacter pollutisoli genome harbors these coding sequences:
- the rfaD gene encoding ADP-glyceromanno-heptose 6-epimerase yields the protein MIIVTGAAGFIGSGLISRLNQDGFKNIIAVDDFSKIDKAENLEGKTIKEKVERDTLFEWLDQNNRDVEFIFHIGARTDTTEFDKEIFDELNVNYSKQIWEKCVAYQIPLVYASSAATYGLGEHGYDDNESTLSQLKPLNPYGDSKNEFDIWALQQEKKPFFWAGLKFFNVYGPNEYHKGRMASVIFHAYNQIKATEKMKLFRSHNPDFKDGEQMRDFIYVKDLIDVCIFFMHHRKNSGIYNLGSGRARTFKDLVTNTFIAMGKTPDISFVDTPVDIRDKYQYFTQANMSKLRSIGFTKPFTSLEDGVADYVKNYLSSGSYL from the coding sequence ATGATTATCGTAACAGGTGCAGCCGGATTCATTGGCAGCGGACTTATTAGCCGCCTCAATCAAGATGGTTTTAAAAACATTATTGCAGTTGATGATTTTTCGAAAATTGATAAAGCGGAAAATCTGGAAGGAAAAACGATCAAGGAAAAAGTAGAAAGGGATACTCTTTTTGAATGGCTTGATCAAAACAACCGGGATGTGGAATTCATCTTTCACATTGGTGCCAGGACGGACACGACGGAGTTTGACAAAGAAATATTCGATGAGCTCAATGTCAATTATTCCAAGCAGATCTGGGAAAAGTGTGTAGCCTATCAAATTCCCCTTGTATATGCATCGTCGGCTGCCACTTACGGCCTCGGCGAGCATGGATATGATGATAATGAATCTACATTATCGCAGCTGAAACCTCTGAACCCATACGGCGATTCTAAAAATGAATTCGACATCTGGGCATTGCAGCAGGAAAAGAAACCTTTCTTCTGGGCCGGATTGAAATTCTTCAACGTATACGGGCCGAATGAATATCACAAAGGCAGAATGGCTTCCGTTATTTTCCATGCTTACAACCAGATTAAGGCGACTGAGAAAATGAAACTTTTCCGGTCACACAACCCTGATTTTAAGGATGGCGAACAAATGCGTGATTTTATTTATGTGAAGGACCTGATCGATGTATGTATCTTTTTCATGCACCACCGCAAGAACTCAGGCATATATAACCTGGGTAGCGGGCGCGCAAGAACATTCAAAGACCTGGTGACCAATACCTTCATCGCGATGGGCAAAACGCCTGATATTTCTTTCGTTGATACGCCTGTCGACATTCGAGACAAGTACCAGTATTTTACACAGGCCAACATGAGCAAACTCCGCTCGATAGGCTTCACAAAG